The genomic window TGTTTTGTCTGTTCGAGGATTTCAGCTGAAGTCAATTTTGGCATTGTGATAATTGTAGCAAACTAATAAAAGCAGCACCGTCAATCCAACATTGTAATATCAATTAATTAGTGTTTATTTGAGCATGAATCAACCACAAGCCTAGAAAACTCCAAAGCACCCGCCTCATTTAAATGAGTGTCATCAAACATTAACTGCTCTTCTTGTCCCCAATATATATTGAAATAATCCAAGAACTCAAAATCTGAAAATTTCTTTTTTAATTCAAGACAACGCTCTGCTAATTTATCCTGCGTGATATAAGACATTACTTTATCGTGATATCTCTGCGAAACCGGCATCCTTACCATCGTCACTTGAATTCCATGCTTTTGAGCAAGCTCCAAAAACATATTTAAATAAATCCACAAGGATTCATCAAATAGTTTCTTGTCTTTAAATTGTTTATCCGCTATCTGCGTGACATCAAAATAGTAACCTGTCGGCTTAGGTCTAAAGCCATTGTAGTAAGGTATCTCCTCTGGAATATCAGCGAAGCGCTTATCAAAGTACTCTTCTCTAATACCTTTATATGCAAAGAAATAATATTTGAGAACTCTACAAAAAGACGCAAAAGATTCGTGCTTGATCTGTGCAATCTCTTTAAAATCAATCATCTCTTTCCATAGATAAAGCCTTGGAAAATAATTCGACTTGCTTTCACCAAAATATCCAAGAGTCGATGTCAAAATTATTTTTTTTATATCCTTCCTTGTTTCTAATAAGTCTTTTAATTTATAGTAAGAAACGATGATACTTTCACCTGCAGAAGCATAATTAAACGCCGAATCAAAGACCCTTGGATCAATCCCTCTCAGACATTGAGAATCGCCCATAATCAGCGTCTTCAACTCAGGTATCTTTTTGACATCAGCAATACTCTGATCTTGATTTTTTTGATAATTGTTATAAAAGGTTGAGACAATAAAGCTCAGCAACAAAAAGAAAAGTAGAAAATATAGAAATTTAGTTATAGTATTTTTCATTGTCAAAATTGGAAATAAACAAATGGCTGTGATTTAATTGCAACGAATGCAAAACAAGCCATAATCATCAAAGAATAAATAGTCCAACGAAAGACCAGCGAGCTTTGCAAGAACATCACTTCCCATGACAATCTCTCTTCAACAGCTTCAGTAATTAAAATCAAAGCCATCACAAACATACAAAAGATCAAGAGCTTATAATTTTGCAAACCAAAATCAAGACGATAACTAGTCAAATCAAAAACTTTGGCTATCATACTTATACCTTGTTCAATATTGGATGCTCTAAAGAAAAGACCTATTACACTCAATATGGTAATAGTGATCGTATTTTTGATAAAGAATTTAATTCTTGATGATTGAGTGAAAAAGCAATCATAAATCCTCTGACGAATTACTTTAGTCAGATTTTCAATCACCAGAAAAATACCATGTAATAAACCCCATACAACAAAAGTCCAGCTTGCACCATGCCATAAACCACTCAATAAAAATACCAGAATCAAATTCCTTGATTTTTTCCACATCGGATCTTTGGAAGAAGTTATCGGCACATAAATATAATCTCGAAGCCAAGTCATAAGTGAGATATGCCAGCGTTGCCACAAGTCGGTAAGTGAGGTCGCATGATAGGGTCTTTTGAAGTTGATCATTAAGTCGTAGCCCAT from Cyanobacteriota bacterium includes these protein-coding regions:
- a CDS encoding MBOAT family protein, encoding MSWKLEYVFLIAASTLLDYLCALQMAKKQTKPERKPYLIASVIGNLGMLFAFKYFNFFSSCFSGPVLNVILPVGISFYTFQTLSYSIDIYRGKMKPETHLGRFALYVSFFPQLVAGPIERASRLLPQFKLEHDWNAVRARDGLVLMLWGFFRKIVVADNIALFVNSVFENDQNFGGLSVLLAAYIFTFQVYLDFAAYSEIARGAAKVMGYDLMINFKRPYHATSLTDLWQRWHISLMTWLRDYIYVPITSSKDPMWKKSRNLILVFLLSGLWHGASWTFVVWGLLHGIFLVIENLTKVIRQRIYDCFFTQSSRIKFFIKNTITITILSVIGLFFRASNIEQGISMIAKVFDLTSYRLDFGLQNYKLLIFCMFVMALILITEAVEERLSWEVMFLQSSLVFRWTIYSLMIMACFAFVAIKSQPFVYFQF